A segment of the Deltaproteobacteria bacterium genome:
GACGCGGGCCGAAGTTGACGAGCAGCTGATCTATGAAATCACCACCCATTTGTGGGAAAAGAAGCCCCAGATTTATCGAGAAAAGAAGGAGCCGGCCAGCGGCGCCGAGATGATGGCTGCAGCCCACGAGCAGGGAAAAAATGTAAGATTCGAAAATGCGTTGCTCGGCGTGACAGTTCCTCTCCACAAGGGTGCCTACAGATATTACAAGGAGAAGGGAATCCCGATCCCGCCGGCGCTCGTTCCACCCGAAGCGAAGTAAATTTGGCCGAGCGTTAGACGGTCCTGGCTTTTCCCGTAGAAAAATCGAAATCCCCATTTTCGGCCCCGCATAAAGGTTGGAGAGCCAATTTATGCGGGGTTTAATTATAAAGGCATGCGCAAAGGAGTAATTCTACTCTCAGGAATTCTGGCCCTGGGAGCTTTCCTTCTCCTCTACCCAATCTGGGTATTGATCTGTACCAAAAATGATCAAGTAATTTTTTTAAGGGTTGTCAAACCGGGGGATACGTTTCAACTGGCCTATCTCCATTCGGTGGCCTGGAGCGATGTCCGCGATTTTTTCCGCATCGACGCGGAATACCGCCTGGTCCTAACCGAGACCCTGTTCCAGGGGCAAGGAGCCGGTCTTCCTTATGGGGTATCCCCAGGCGAGCAATGGGTCCTAGAGGGGGACTGGTTTCGGATTACCGGGATGCGCCGCGTTGTGCCCTCCATTGATTGGCGAATTCAAGCGGAGTGGAAGAATCGTTTTCGTTTCCAGAATGCACCCGAAGTCGACGTATCCGCCCAAGTGGGAAATGGACTGATTCACATTCAAACGGAAAAGGTGCGTCTTATTTATTGGTTGGGATTTTATCTGCACCGCTTAATTCAAAGTAAATAGAAACCGGAAAGGGTAAAAAAACATGGCAAAGGAACAACCCTCCCAAGAAGAAAAGGTCATCGCCTACCAGGTCGATGAGGAAAAGGTCAAAGAGTTAGTCGAAACCTTTGACCCGGAGCTGCGCTTCCGTAAATTAAAGGGCCTGGCCGCGAAGGCGGCCCTGATCATGTGCATCATTCTTGCTCTATTCCATATCTACACTGCGGGTTTTGGCGTGCTCCAAGAATGGAAACACCGCTGTTTCCACTTCTCCTTTGTCCTTGCCCTTATCTACTTGGTCTATCCCACCCGGAAGATCAAAATCAAGAATCTCGGGTGGGCATGGACCTACGAAGCGATTTTTTCTTTCGTGGCCGGATCGATCTTGGCCATGGGATTTCAGAGTATCCTGAAGCTCGGTGCGGCCGCCACCGGGCTGGTCTTCGCCATCGGGTTCTTTTTGGCCTTCGCCATGAAAACGCGGGATCTTTTCCGGCCCCCAACCGTCCCCTATTTGGATTTGGCAGCTTCGATCGTCGGGTTGGGATTCTATGCCTATGGTTTTTTCACCGTTCTCCAGAATTGGAAAGATTATCTGGGAGAATCCGGTATTGGCTTCGCCACCTGGACTTTCTGTATTCTGGCTGCCCTGGGGATTCCTCTTCTTTTCATGCTCCGGGACGCCTTGCGGGCGATCTCCGGGAAGAAAAAATTCAAGCTGGACCCCCAAAAGATCCCCTATTTTGAAGTTACGCTGGCGATTTTGGCCTTTGCTTTTTCGAGCTACATCATATTCGACTTCGATCAGTTTATCTACCGTGCCGGTTATCCCAACACCAGGGACTTCATCCTGGGAAACTTTGCCATCCTTCTCATTCTGGAAGGAACCCGCCGGAGCATCGGAGTTCCCCTGGCCATCCTGGGACTCTTCTCCTTGGCCTACTGCTACCTGGGGCCTTACCTGGCCAACATTCCCGGCCTCTCCATACTCTCCCACCGGGGCTACTCCCCCACTCGCATCATCGACCAGATGTACCTCGGGACCGAAGGGATTTACGGAGTCCCCCTGGGAGTGGTCGCCACTTTTGTCTTCCATTTCGTTCTCTTCGGTATTTTCACCATGAAAACGGGGCTGGGGAAATTATTCATTGATCTGGCCACAGCCTTGGCGGGCTGGTCCGCGGGCGGTCCCGCAAAAGTGGCCATCGTGGCTTCCGGCCTGCTGGGTTGCATTTCCGGCTCATCGGTCGCCAATACGGTCACCACCGGGGCCTTCACCATCCCCATGATGAAGAAGATGGGGTACAAGAAGGAATTTGCCGGCGCGGTGGAGGCTGCGGCCTCGACGGGCGGACAATTCATGCCGCCCATCATGGGTGCCGCCGCTTTCATTATGGCCGAA
Coding sequences within it:
- a CDS encoding TAXI family TRAP transporter solute-binding subunit — protein: TRAEVDEQLIYEITTHLWEKKPQIYREKKEPASGAEMMAAAHEQGKNVRFENALLGVTVPLHKGAYRYYKEKGIPIPPALVPPEAK
- a CDS encoding DUF1850 domain-containing protein, which encodes MRKGVILLSGILALGAFLLLYPIWVLICTKNDQVIFLRVVKPGDTFQLAYLHSVAWSDVRDFFRIDAEYRLVLTETLFQGQGAGLPYGVSPGEQWVLEGDWFRITGMRRVVPSIDWRIQAEWKNRFRFQNAPEVDVSAQVGNGLIHIQTEKVRLIYWLGFYLHRLIQSK